A segment of the Frankineae bacterium MT45 genome:
TCGACGAGCGCATCAACACGTGCGAGATGGTGCGGGCGGCCGGAATGGAACTCTGCTGCGGCGGGATCGTCGGTATGGGCGAGACCCTGGAGCAGCGGGCCGAGTTCGGGGCCCAGTTGGCTGCCCTGGCGCCGGATGAGGTGCCGCTGAACTTCCTGAACCCGCGCCCGGGCACCCCGTTCGGCGAGCAGGAGCCGATGTCGGCCACCGACGCGCTGCGGGCCGTCGCCACCTTCCGGCTGATGATGCCGCGCACCATCCTGCGCTTCGCCGGCGGCCGCGAGATCACCCTCGGGGACCTCGCCGAGCGTGGTGTGCGCGGCGGCGTGAACGCCGTGATCGTCGGGAACTACCTGACCACGCTGGGGCGGCCGGCCGGGGAAGACCTGGCCATGCTCTCGGACCTCAAGATGCCGATCAAGGCGCTGGCCAAGAATCTGTGATCCGGTGAGCATCCGCTACTGCGACCGGTGCGGTGAGGAACTCGCAGCCGGGCCGCATGCGACCTGCGCGCAGGCCCGCGAGCTGGAACCGCCGCGTTTCTGCGGACACTGCCGGCGACGGATGGTAGTGCAGGTGACGCCCACCGGCTGGAGTGCCCGCTGCGTCGAGCACGGCGAAGTCACCTCCGCCTGAGGCCTACGTTCGCCACCCGCATCGCCTCGTAGGCCCTGTCCTGGGCGGCATCGAGCTGCACCGTGTAGTCGGGGAGATCGTTTCGAATGCGACCCATGATCCGCCGTTCGAGAATCTCGCCGGATTTTTCGGCGACTCGCACGATCCCGAACTCGGTCTGCATCCCGTTCGCCACCGCGCGGGTATCCACGCACCAGACCGACGGTTGCAGGCTGACGTCCTTCTCGCTCGGGTCGTTGCGGGCCGCGACCCACCGGTAGACGATCACCAGGAAGAGTACGAAGAGTCCAAGCCCGATGATGAGGTCGGCGAGCAGACGTACGGCCATCGCTACTCCTACTTGGTCGGGATCGCTAGGTTGCTGTTGCCGGGCGCGTAGACCGTGATCCCGCTAGGGAGGGCCTTGGTGACGTCGATCTGCGCGCAGACCGGGCAGGCCGCATACCCACGCTGTTTGGCCGCGTTGGCCTGCGCCTCGATCTGAGCGTTCTTCAGGTCGGCCTGGCTCTTGGAGACGGAGGCAAATGAAGCTTGGGCCTCGGAGATCGCAGCCTGCACCTTCGGGTCCAAGTCAACCTTGGCCAGATTGAAGTCCACGTTGCCGAGGTACTGGCCGCCGAGCGTCCGGTTCAGGTCGGCCTGCAGTGAGCTGGAGATCTCCGCCTCGATCTTTCCGAGGTTTACGTTGCCGGCACCGATGGTCGAAGGATCGATCGCGGTGGCGTTCTGGACCAGTGAGCAGGAGCTCACCAGATCCTGGCAGCGCACATCTCCGATGCTGGTACGCAGATCGTTGTTGATGACCGGTTCAACGATCTGGTCGAGAAAGCAGGAGAATCCAGCGTCGCCGTCCCAGATCGCCTTGGCGCCGCCGCCCGGGCAGTTGAAGGTACGGGTGCCGTAGGCGTTGTCGAAGGCCTTCAGCACGTCGTAGTTGCCATCGGCTCCGGGAGCGGTGTTGATCGTGAAGTACGCGGTGCCTTCGATCCCCACGCTGACGCCATCGGCGGTGGGCACGCTCACCGACTCGTTGCTGTCGGCGTTGGACGACGAGCTGATCGTGAAGAAGCGCTGGGAGGTCGGGTACTTGTGCAGCGTCGAGGCGTAGCCGATGTTGCTGCGACCGGAGGAGGCCGGCAGGACCTGTCGAATCTTGGTGTTGTCGAACGGGCCGCCATTGCGCACGATCGCAACATGGCCGCCATCGGTACTCGCGAACGTCTCGTTCTGCCACACCAGGAAGGAGATCAATCCGATCACCAGCAACACCACGGCCCCAGCGATTGCGGTGGTGCGGCCGGGACTGCGACGGTGGCCGGGCTCGTCCGGCTGCGCGTCCTTGCGACGGCCGAAGATACTGATGTTCGACATGAGGTGAAGCCTTTCCAGAGATCGTGCGCGCTGGGCGGATGCGTCCTGCGGCAACGACAATCTCACATGAGAAAGGCTGTATAGCGGGAAAGGTGATGTACGAGATTCCCGGTGGCTTGCAGTGACTACTGCGGGTTGGCTAACGCTGGCAGCCCGTCGATGCTGGTCGCGTTCCGCTCGCCGGCGTAGACGTCTTCGTAGTATTCGGCCGGCTTCTTCAGCTGGTGCAGATCGAGGATGTCCCGGTCGGCGACGTACTCCATCTTTGGCACCGAGTAGCCGCAGGAGTCGGAGATGCGGTCGGTGTCGATGACGATGATCGAGCGCACCCCGAGGTCGCGCTCCTTGCCGAAGTGAGCGCGAAGTTCCGCGAACTCGGCCTCACCGGGCCGGATCACCCGTCCCCGTCCGTGCAGGCGGACGATCTTGGGCGGCCCGGAGAAGGCACAGAACATCACCACGATGCGACCGTTCTCCCGCAGATGCGCGATCGTCTCGGCGCCCGAGCCGAAGTAGTCGAGGTAGGCGACCCGGTTCGGGGCGAGGACGGCGAAGGTCCCGTCCATGCCCTTCGGCGAGACGTTGACGTGACCGTCGGCGGCCAGCGGCGCCGTCGAGACGAAGTAGACCGG
Coding sequences within it:
- a CDS encoding hypothetical protein (manually curated) → MSIRYCDRCGEELAAGPHATCAQARELEPPRFCGHCRRRMVVQVTPTGWSARCVEHGEVTSA
- a CDS encoding SPFH domain / Band 7 family protein; protein product: MSNISIFGRRKDAQPDEPGHRRSPGRTTAIAGAVVLLVIGLISFLVWQNETFASTDGGHVAIVRNGGPFDNTKIRQVLPASSGRSNIGYASTLHKYPTSQRFFTISSSSNADSNESVSVPTADGVSVGIEGTAYFTINTAPGADGNYDVLKAFDNAYGTRTFNCPGGGAKAIWDGDAGFSCFLDQIVEPVINNDLRTSIGDVRCQDLVSSCSLVQNATAIDPSTIGAGNVNLGKIEAEISSSLQADLNRTLGGQYLGNVDFNLAKVDLDPKVQAAISEAQASFASVSKSQADLKNAQIEAQANAAKQRGYAACPVCAQIDVTKALPSGITVYAPGNSNLAIPTK
- a CDS encoding Pyridoxamine 5'-phosphate oxidase → MGKTFSEIDQRLGEWMLAQPVYFVSTAPLAADGHVNVSPKGMDGTFAVLAPNRVAYLDYFGSGAETIAHLRENGRIVVMFCAFSGPPKIVRLHGRGRVIRPGEAEFAELRAHFGKERDLGVRSIIVIDTDRISDSCGYSVPKMEYVADRDILDLHQLKKPAEYYEDVYAGERNATSIDGLPALANPQ